A stretch of Vibrio aphrogenes DNA encodes these proteins:
- a CDS encoding nicotinate-nicotinamide nucleotide adenylyltransferase, protein MKIAVFGSAFNPPSLGHKSVLERLSHFDLILMVPSIAHAWGKEMLDYDTRCEMVTAFMQDLNLPQVELSTIERTLLEQDEDAQAVTTFALLSALQCRYPASELTFVIGPDNFLQFSKFYKAQEITQQWSVLACPETLPVRSTHIRQHLEAGSSIEGLTTTSVSQFIHSHKLYQQH, encoded by the coding sequence GTGAAAATTGCCGTTTTTGGAAGTGCTTTTAATCCACCTAGCTTAGGCCATAAAAGTGTCTTAGAAAGGCTCAGCCATTTTGATTTGATCTTGATGGTGCCAAGTATTGCTCACGCTTGGGGAAAAGAAATGCTCGATTATGACACTCGCTGTGAAATGGTCACCGCATTTATGCAAGATTTGAATTTGCCACAAGTCGAACTGAGTACCATTGAGAGAACGCTTTTAGAGCAAGACGAGGATGCCCAAGCGGTGACTACTTTTGCGCTGCTGTCAGCATTACAATGTCGTTATCCAGCGAGTGAATTAACGTTTGTCATCGGGCCGGATAATTTTTTACAGTTTTCAAAATTTTATAAAGCTCAAGAAATCACGCAACAATGGAGCGTTTTAGCGTGCCCTGAAACACTCCCTGTACGCAGCACCCATATTCGACAACACCTTGAAGCTGGAAGCAGCATCGAGGGTCTCACCACCACCTCAGTAAGCCAGTTCATTCATAGCCATAAGTTGTATCAACAACATTGA
- the nadE gene encoding ammonia-dependent NAD(+) synthetase: MEQLIRQEMQVLPSIDAQFEIARRVAFIKTKLQQSGCKSLVLGISGGVDSTTCGRLAQLAIEELNQETQSTDYQFIAVRLPYGEQKDEDEAQAALSFIKPSHSISVNIKAGVDGLNAASHEALRGTGLLPTDLGKLDFVKGNVKARARMTAQYEVAGYVGGLVLGTDHSAENITGFYTKFGDGACDLAPLFGLNKRQVRQVAAELGAPDILVKKVPTADLEELAPQKADEDALNLTYDQIDDFLEGKAVSQEVVDRLVKIYQATQHKRQPIPTIYD, translated from the coding sequence ATGGAGCAACTCATTCGTCAAGAAATGCAAGTTCTACCCTCAATCGATGCTCAATTTGAAATCGCCCGTCGCGTCGCTTTCATTAAAACAAAGCTTCAACAATCTGGATGTAAATCTTTAGTTTTAGGTATCAGTGGTGGGGTTGATTCAACAACTTGTGGACGCTTAGCTCAATTAGCAATTGAAGAGTTAAATCAAGAAACTCAATCAACAGATTATCAATTTATTGCGGTGCGTCTACCTTATGGCGAACAAAAAGATGAAGACGAAGCTCAGGCAGCTCTGTCATTCATAAAACCGAGTCACTCGATTTCAGTCAATATCAAAGCCGGTGTCGATGGATTGAATGCCGCTTCACATGAAGCTCTTCGTGGTACCGGACTGCTGCCTACAGACCTTGGTAAGCTGGATTTTGTCAAAGGCAATGTTAAGGCTCGTGCACGCATGACAGCACAATATGAAGTGGCCGGTTATGTTGGCGGGTTAGTATTGGGTACGGATCATTCAGCTGAAAACATTACGGGATTTTATACCAAGTTTGGTGATGGAGCTTGCGACCTTGCGCCTCTATTTGGCTTGAATAAACGTCAAGTTCGTCAAGTTGCGGCAGAGCTTGGAGCGCCCGATATCTTAGTGAAGAAGGTTCCAACTGCCGATTTAGAAGAACTAGCACCACAAAAAGCGGATGAAGATGCATTAAATCTCACTTATGACCAAATTGATGACTTTTTAGAAGGTAAAGCCGTCAGTCAAGAAGTCGTTGATCGCTTAGTGAAGATTTATCAAGCTACACAACATAAACGTCAGCCTATCCCTACAATCTACGATTAA
- a CDS encoding YceI family protein, with translation MKKWLATASLCTTMLLPIGAVAADYTIDTKGAHASVNFRVSHLGYSFTQGRFNEFEGTFSYDPQDIAASKVNVVVDTSSIDSNHAERDKHIRSDDFLDVSKYPKATFTSTKVTDKGDGKLAVDGTLELHGKSLPVTIDAEFIGAGKDPWGGERAGFKGTSRIDLKDFGIKEMAGASYVDLDLYVEGVQQK, from the coding sequence ATGAAAAAGTGGCTAGCGACCGCGAGCCTTTGTACCACAATGCTTTTACCTATCGGCGCGGTGGCGGCTGATTATACTATTGACACTAAAGGTGCTCATGCTTCTGTCAACTTTCGAGTCAGTCACTTAGGGTATAGTTTTACTCAAGGGCGCTTCAATGAGTTTGAAGGGACCTTTTCTTATGATCCACAAGACATTGCTGCATCAAAAGTGAATGTCGTGGTTGATACAAGCAGTATTGACTCTAACCATGCAGAACGTGATAAGCACATCCGTAGTGATGACTTTTTAGATGTGAGTAAATATCCAAAAGCGACCTTTACCAGTACTAAAGTGACCGATAAAGGTGATGGCAAACTCGCGGTTGATGGCACACTTGAGCTGCACGGTAAATCTTTGCCTGTCACCATTGATGCGGAATTTATCGGTGCGGGTAAAGACCCATGGGGTGGTGAGCGTGCAGGCTTTAAAGGGACTTCACGCATTGACCTAAAAGACTTTGGTATTAAAGAAATGGCTGGCGCAAGCTATGTAGATTTAGATTTATACGTTGAAGGCGTACAGCAAAAATAA
- a CDS encoding cytochrome b, with protein sequence MSREVESYNLLTKINHWLSAVVVIGLFAVGLWMVDLSYYSPWYQDAPHWHKSVGLLLAAYTVFRVLWKLFTANPTIDGTPFEKISAKIAHFLMYALLFGIFISGYLISTSEGRGIDIFDWYTVPSLGALFEDQSDIAGLLHYYFACILIGLASLHAIAALKHHFYNKDNTLRKMTGVRK encoded by the coding sequence ATGAGTCGAGAAGTAGAGAGTTACAACCTATTAACGAAAATTAATCATTGGTTGTCTGCCGTTGTTGTAATTGGTTTGTTTGCCGTAGGTTTGTGGATGGTTGATTTAAGCTATTACAGCCCTTGGTATCAAGATGCTCCCCATTGGCATAAATCGGTTGGTTTGTTATTAGCCGCTTATACCGTATTCCGAGTATTGTGGAAACTTTTTACGGCTAATCCTACTATTGATGGTACGCCATTTGAAAAGATCTCGGCCAAAATAGCGCATTTTTTAATGTACGCTTTGTTATTTGGGATTTTCATTTCAGGTTACTTAATCTCGACCTCAGAAGGGCGTGGTATCGATATTTTTGATTGGTATACCGTCCCATCATTAGGTGCGTTATTTGAGGATCAATCTGATATCGCCGGATTACTACATTATTATTTTGCATGTATTTTGATTGGCTTAGCATCATTACATGCAATCGCAGCGTTGAAACATCACTTTTACAATAAAGACAATACCTTACGTAAAATGACAGGAGTAAGAAAATGA
- the msrP gene encoding protein-methionine-sulfoxide reductase catalytic subunit MsrP, producing MLIKSHPSWHLKENQATPEAIYHQRREIVKKLGIAAALTPFASSASANLFDVFRSSTDNKAQNDSRVILQGQQSQYSNSELSLTPEDKVLSYNNFYEFGTGKGEPAQQAKNFNTDPWTIDIVGEVAKPVKLDVQTLLKKMTIEERIYRHRCVEAWSMNVPWLGFPLAALLEQVKPTSKAKYVAFQTLYDPEQMPGQKGFSSIDYPYVEGLTIQEAMNPLTLMTVGLYGKTLAPQNGAPLRLIVPWKYGFKGIKSIVKIQLLEKQPPTTWNKLAPDEYGFYANVNPHVDHPRWSQASERFIGQGSVFASTRQPTLMFNGYEEQVASLYKNLDLKRNY from the coding sequence ATGTTGATAAAATCGCACCCAAGTTGGCATTTAAAAGAGAATCAAGCGACCCCTGAAGCTATTTATCATCAGCGCCGTGAAATCGTAAAAAAATTAGGGATTGCGGCCGCGCTCACCCCTTTCGCTTCATCGGCTAGTGCCAATCTATTTGATGTATTTCGTTCTTCTACAGACAATAAAGCTCAAAACGATAGTCGCGTGATACTTCAGGGCCAACAGTCTCAATATTCAAATTCAGAATTAAGCTTAACACCGGAAGATAAGGTTCTGAGTTACAATAATTTTTATGAATTTGGCACAGGTAAAGGCGAGCCAGCACAACAAGCCAAGAACTTTAACACCGACCCTTGGACTATCGACATTGTCGGAGAAGTGGCTAAACCGGTTAAATTAGACGTTCAAACGTTATTGAAAAAAATGACGATAGAAGAACGCATCTACCGCCACCGCTGTGTTGAAGCGTGGTCAATGAATGTGCCTTGGTTAGGGTTTCCATTAGCCGCGTTACTTGAACAAGTCAAACCGACCAGTAAAGCTAAGTATGTGGCCTTCCAAACTCTGTATGATCCTGAACAAATGCCAGGACAAAAAGGTTTTTCTAGTATTGATTACCCTTATGTTGAAGGTTTAACCATCCAAGAAGCCATGAATCCATTAACCTTAATGACGGTCGGGCTATATGGTAAAACCTTAGCGCCGCAAAATGGTGCGCCATTGCGATTAATTGTGCCTTGGAAATATGGTTTTAAAGGCATTAAATCTATTGTGAAAATTCAATTATTGGAAAAACAGCCACCCACTACTTGGAATAAGCTTGCTCCCGACGAATATGGTTTTTATGCCAATGTGAATCCGCATGTTGATCACCCTCGATGGAGCCAAGCCAGTGAACGTTTCATTGGTCAAGGCAGCGTTTTTGCTTCTACAAGGCAACCCACCTTGATGTTTAATGGCTACGAAGAGCAAGTTGCCTCTTTATATAAAAACCTGGATTTAAAGCGTAATTACTAA
- the msrQ gene encoding protein-methionine-sulfoxide reductase heme-binding subunit MsrQ, protein MNVKANHIIGLKAIIHAAQLCSFMWLFFAVQNGYLGADPVQPILHFTGKAALNTLMITLLISPFAQRLKQGQLIRCRRLLGIYSFAWAILHLLAFAWLDLGLQWHLIGSEVIKRPYLLLGASVWIILLLLTITSTQRLQRRMGRRWQQLHNWVYVALILAPIHYYWSVKSEILEPSLYILMAALLLLLRKDKIQRWLRPIWIQPKKE, encoded by the coding sequence ATGAATGTAAAAGCGAATCACATCATTGGCTTAAAGGCCATTATCCATGCCGCCCAACTTTGTTCATTTATGTGGCTATTTTTTGCCGTCCAAAATGGCTATTTGGGGGCTGACCCTGTCCAACCCATTTTGCATTTTACGGGAAAAGCGGCCTTAAACACTTTGATGATTACGTTATTGATTTCCCCTTTCGCACAACGACTAAAGCAAGGTCAATTAATACGTTGTCGACGCTTATTAGGGATATACAGTTTTGCTTGGGCAATCTTACATTTACTGGCATTTGCTTGGCTTGATTTAGGTTTGCAATGGCACTTAATTGGCAGTGAAGTAATAAAAAGACCTTATTTGCTACTCGGCGCCAGTGTTTGGATTATTCTCTTATTGCTGACCATCACCTCCACACAACGATTACAACGGCGTATGGGGCGACGTTGGCAACAACTTCACAATTGGGTCTACGTTGCACTTATTCTCGCCCCAATTCATTACTACTGGTCGGTAAAGTCAGAAATACTTGAGCCAAGCCTATACATTCTCATGGCGGCTCTGCTGCTCCTCTTGCGCAAAGATAAAATACAACGCTGGTTACGCCCGATTTGGATACAACCTAAAAAAGAATAG
- a CDS encoding lipase family protein: protein MKSLKRYQYERYAVLCRLAYPRIFRQTQYGFDPNGQRIIKNARGKTLIRVLWSKEKEEVIVVIKGSHSVYDWLLNLAMWKRCCGQTLGLKYSIHAGFYYLLHQESPPSHRLDTLGDPVYLRLEKILIPLIQKGKRISITGHSSGGAIALVMADYLEHKYPKVIKRVVTFGQPAIGGWGFKRKYLLAKRTFRICCDIDIVTFLPPIPFSYWHVGKMLWLYNERIYENTPTVIRLGRSLLSWLIRPFSYHLMSKYIRDKDFFDER, encoded by the coding sequence TTGAAGTCTTTAAAGCGATACCAGTACGAACGTTATGCCGTGTTGTGCCGGCTTGCTTACCCTCGTATCTTTAGACAAACACAGTATGGTTTTGACCCCAACGGGCAACGTATTATTAAAAATGCGCGCGGAAAAACCTTAATTCGCGTGTTATGGAGTAAAGAGAAAGAAGAAGTCATTGTCGTGATAAAAGGCTCACACAGCGTCTATGATTGGTTATTAAATTTAGCCATGTGGAAACGCTGTTGCGGTCAAACACTGGGGTTAAAATACTCTATCCACGCGGGTTTTTATTATCTCCTTCACCAAGAAAGCCCACCCTCACACCGCTTAGATACTTTAGGCGATCCCGTCTACCTAAGGCTAGAAAAAATTCTTATTCCACTGATTCAAAAAGGGAAAAGAATCAGTATCACGGGGCACTCATCAGGCGGTGCGATTGCGCTCGTCATGGCAGATTATTTAGAACATAAATACCCAAAAGTGATCAAACGAGTGGTCACATTTGGTCAGCCAGCTATTGGCGGTTGGGGGTTTAAACGAAAATATTTATTGGCTAAGCGAACATTTAGAATATGCTGTGATATCGACATTGTGACATTTTTACCGCCCATCCCTTTTAGTTATTGGCATGTGGGTAAAATGCTGTGGTTATACAATGAAAGGATTTATGAAAATACGCCGACCGTGATTCGTCTCGGTCGGTCGCTATTAAGTTGGTTAATACGTCCATTCTCATATCATCTCATGAGCAAATATATTCGCGATAAAGACTTTTTTGATGAACGTTAG
- the ppiC gene encoding peptidylprolyl isomerase PpiC — protein MARTAAALHILVKHESQAKDILQQLKKGAKFQTLAKKYSLCPSGKKGGDLGEFQKGAMVPAFDKACFSGELITPQLVKTKFGWHIVKVLYRT, from the coding sequence ATGGCACGTACTGCGGCAGCTTTACATATTTTGGTGAAGCATGAATCACAAGCTAAAGACATCTTACAACAATTAAAAAAAGGCGCTAAATTCCAAACTTTAGCCAAAAAATACTCGCTTTGTCCATCAGGTAAAAAAGGCGGGGACCTTGGTGAGTTTCAAAAAGGTGCGATGGTACCGGCCTTTGATAAAGCGTGTTTTTCAGGGGAGTTAATTACCCCTCAATTAGTAAAAACAAAGTTTGGTTGGCACATTGTTAAAGTGTTATACCGAACCTAA
- a CDS encoding MaoC family dehydratase, which translates to MKVVDLIKHKTDSLAKHQFDLKDLMSPVLREYWADFINRANSQQIFPWLKDYQTPAVNEEVVPVAVPDIELSPEAEKLYQELSTQIGEEIHVGQWLTVDQERINAFGQVTEDMQWIHTDEDRAATESPFKTTIAHGFLTLSLLSKLTDSVDENNPPFPTAKMTVNVGLNEVRFPYPVKAGNNIRARSKLLKVTPIKRGLEIEREVKVEIDGVRRPGCVVVSVIRLYF; encoded by the coding sequence ATGAAAGTCGTTGATTTAATCAAGCATAAAACAGATTCTTTAGCGAAACATCAATTCGATTTGAAAGATTTGATGTCTCCAGTATTGAGAGAATACTGGGCTGATTTTATTAATCGCGCTAATTCTCAACAAATTTTCCCTTGGTTGAAAGATTATCAAACACCAGCCGTCAATGAGGAAGTGGTTCCCGTTGCTGTGCCTGATATTGAGTTATCACCTGAAGCAGAAAAACTTTATCAGGAATTAAGTACTCAAATTGGTGAAGAGATCCATGTCGGACAGTGGCTAACGGTCGATCAAGAGCGTATTAATGCCTTTGGCCAAGTGACAGAAGACATGCAGTGGATTCATACTGATGAAGACAGAGCTGCGACAGAATCGCCATTTAAAACCACCATTGCGCATGGATTTTTGACTTTGTCGTTGTTATCTAAGTTGACTGATAGTGTTGATGAAAATAATCCACCATTCCCAACTGCAAAAATGACGGTTAATGTGGGCTTAAACGAAGTCCGTTTTCCTTATCCAGTAAAAGCAGGAAATAATATTCGTGCGCGCAGTAAGTTATTAAAAGTCACTCCGATCAAACGTGGATTGGAAATTGAACGCGAAGTGAAAGTCGAAATTGACGGGGTGAGACGTCCTGGTTGTGTCGTGGTTTCAGTGATCCGTCTATACTTTTAA
- a CDS encoding choice-of-anchor I family protein, with protein sequence MEDWRPQVKVLPSLSIIALNFAVILPAHSLTMDLVGRYQTGVYGEAGAEIIDYHHNTQSAYVVDGAKNRIDIISLSNLPTQPIKNPHTANTLSAKHLNLPTQVTVAGGQKLQLATANSLSIFGDWLAVAVQNAQKQQNGAVLFYKITDDQPQLIKAVQVGALPDMVTFTPDGKKVLVANEGEPTADYKYDPVGSVGVINIKNGMPEDNSILLMFDKFESQKAELMKQGFKYASPQGHTLAQDIEPEYITVSQDSQSAWVSLQENNALAQVDLNNNTIIAIHPLGLKHYGKADNAIDASDKDKKINIKAWEGVYGLYQPDTIDSYSVNGKHYTVTANEGDSRDWWFSAKDETSCLQAGGTKFDDEDGCLSYSEEVRAGKLTLAANHPQRGHLGKEELGRLKVTKVMGDEDGDGKYEKLISFGARSFSIWDDKGQQVFDSGNQFAKTIAKRYPNGFNTDESENKFDSRSDDKGVEPEALTVGSIEGKTYAFIGLERMGGIMVYDISDPKKSSFVDYFLNRDLSVDFEINDSTDPVTLKGDYMKAGDLAPEGMRFVAAKDSPIHKPLLLVASEVSGTVSVYQLR encoded by the coding sequence ATGGAAGATTGGAGACCTCAAGTGAAAGTATTACCTTCCTTATCTATTATTGCGTTAAATTTTGCTGTTATCTTACCAGCTCACTCACTGACTATGGACCTTGTTGGTCGCTACCAAACAGGGGTGTATGGTGAAGCTGGAGCTGAAATAATTGATTATCATCACAATACACAATCTGCTTATGTCGTGGATGGCGCTAAAAACCGAATTGATATTATTTCATTATCCAATTTACCAACTCAGCCAATTAAAAACCCCCACACCGCCAATACCCTTTCAGCAAAGCATTTAAACCTGCCGACACAAGTGACGGTGGCTGGTGGACAAAAATTGCAACTTGCGACGGCAAATTCTCTATCTATTTTCGGTGATTGGTTAGCTGTAGCTGTGCAGAATGCTCAAAAACAACAAAATGGCGCAGTGCTGTTTTATAAAATTACAGATGATCAGCCTCAGTTAATCAAAGCGGTTCAAGTAGGAGCTTTACCCGATATGGTGACCTTTACACCTGATGGTAAAAAAGTACTGGTGGCAAATGAAGGAGAGCCAACAGCAGATTATAAGTACGATCCGGTAGGAAGTGTTGGCGTGATTAATATAAAAAATGGAATGCCAGAAGATAATTCGATCTTATTGATGTTTGATAAATTTGAGTCTCAAAAAGCTGAATTAATGAAGCAAGGATTTAAATACGCGAGTCCTCAAGGTCATACCTTAGCTCAAGATATTGAACCTGAATACATTACCGTTTCGCAAGATAGTCAATCTGCTTGGGTATCCTTACAAGAAAACAACGCCTTGGCTCAAGTTGATCTCAATAACAATACGATTATTGCAATTCATCCATTAGGCTTAAAACATTATGGCAAGGCTGATAATGCTATTGATGCCAGCGATAAGGATAAGAAAATTAATATAAAAGCTTGGGAAGGCGTGTATGGATTATATCAGCCTGACACCATAGACAGTTATAGCGTGAATGGTAAACATTACACTGTCACAGCCAATGAAGGGGATTCGCGAGATTGGTGGTTCAGTGCCAAAGATGAAACCTCTTGCCTACAAGCTGGTGGCACTAAATTTGATGATGAGGATGGCTGCTTATCTTATAGCGAAGAAGTCCGTGCGGGTAAATTAACCTTGGCAGCAAACCACCCTCAACGAGGCCATTTGGGTAAAGAAGAATTAGGGCGCTTAAAGGTTACAAAGGTAATGGGGGATGAAGATGGTGACGGTAAATATGAAAAGCTAATTTCATTTGGTGCCCGTTCTTTTTCCATTTGGGATGATAAGGGACAACAAGTTTTTGATAGCGGCAATCAATTTGCCAAAACTATCGCAAAACGTTATCCGAACGGCTTTAATACGGATGAGTCGGAAAATAAATTTGATAGTCGTTCTGATGATAAAGGCGTTGAGCCCGAAGCGTTAACGGTCGGCTCTATTGAAGGTAAAACCTATGCCTTTATTGGTTTAGAGAGAATGGGCGGTATTATGGTCTATGATATTAGCGACCCTAAAAAATCAAGTTTTGTTGATTACTTCTTAAATCGAGATTTATCCGTGGACTTTGAAATCAATGATTCTACTGACCCGGTTACTTTGAAGGGCGATTATATGAAAGCGGGTGATTTAGCGCCTGAAGGCATGCGTTTTGTTGCAGCCAAAGACAGTCCAATTCATAAACCACTCTTGTTGGTGGCGAGTGAGGTCAGTGGTACCGTCTCTGTTTATCAACTACGCTAA
- the viaA gene encoding ATPase RavA stimulator ViaA: MLGIDALDIAVLLADAEMMEVALQDLIGRSQLLPLVEDNKSVGNLVRNQLNRWKKRATGQLNKGLQTKEMKQEIALYQEVIHWTETEFIQQIDTLLAQLQSCSEFYPQATKMVSTGNAKLNPMLPHYFCQQWYKSITQQVKRIQEAQLEQEKQKELQQLQQKLENIKKMDQLSRGEDTGTIAARVWDMTNVSLSKSDWSVMKSQADFLQKHPKLQEIAESLGRSSNEQSPDEPPQYSQGIQYLEETSQLAADDIVGIHESDDLNKLLPNELMLLAYPELEVVFYKHLIDKRLMNYRMQGKAHSTKKVTATEPVPAKVENEQGPFIICVDASGSMRGFPEQCVKAIAFALMQIALAEDRDCFVVLFSTDYITYQLTKQDGLREASDFLSYTFHGGTDLEPAINEAIKQMRNEHYQKADLVVLSDFIAPKQSKDMIQQVAALKLKNNRFHAISLSKYANPELMNIFDHVWSYTPNLGQRFIKQK, encoded by the coding sequence ATGCTAGGAATTGATGCGTTAGATATTGCGGTCTTATTGGCCGATGCCGAAATGATGGAAGTAGCGTTACAAGACTTGATTGGACGCTCTCAATTACTGCCCTTAGTTGAAGATAATAAATCGGTCGGCAACTTGGTTCGTAATCAATTAAATCGTTGGAAAAAACGTGCTACGGGTCAATTAAATAAAGGCTTGCAAACCAAAGAAATGAAGCAAGAAATCGCTTTGTATCAAGAGGTGATTCACTGGACGGAAACGGAGTTCATTCAGCAAATTGATACCCTGTTGGCTCAATTACAATCCTGCTCAGAATTCTATCCCCAAGCGACTAAAATGGTGTCTACGGGGAATGCAAAATTAAACCCTATGTTGCCGCACTATTTTTGTCAGCAATGGTATAAAAGCATTACACAGCAGGTAAAACGTATTCAAGAAGCCCAATTAGAGCAAGAAAAACAAAAAGAATTGCAACAGCTCCAACAAAAACTAGAAAACATCAAAAAGATGGATCAACTGAGTAGGGGCGAAGATACCGGCACCATTGCGGCAAGAGTGTGGGATATGACCAACGTGAGTTTGTCGAAAAGTGATTGGTCGGTAATGAAATCGCAAGCTGATTTTTTACAAAAACATCCGAAGCTACAAGAAATTGCAGAAAGCCTTGGGAGGAGTTCAAATGAACAAAGCCCAGATGAGCCACCGCAATATAGCCAAGGAATTCAATATTTAGAGGAAACCTCTCAATTGGCGGCGGATGATATTGTAGGCATTCATGAAAGTGATGATTTGAACAAGCTGTTACCTAATGAGTTAATGTTGTTAGCTTATCCTGAATTAGAAGTGGTGTTTTATAAGCATTTAATTGATAAACGCTTAATGAACTATAGGATGCAAGGCAAAGCGCATTCAACGAAAAAAGTGACAGCAACCGAGCCTGTTCCGGCTAAAGTGGAGAATGAGCAAGGTCCATTTATTATTTGTGTGGATGCCTCAGGATCGATGCGTGGCTTTCCGGAGCAATGCGTCAAAGCGATTGCTTTTGCTCTGATGCAAATTGCCTTAGCGGAAGATAGAGACTGTTTTGTGGTGTTATTTTCCACCGATTACATTACTTATCAATTAACCAAACAAGATGGGCTACGAGAGGCCAGTGATTTTTTATCGTATACTTTTCACGGTGGCACAGATTTAGAGCCAGCAATTAATGAAGCGATAAAACAAATGCGAAATGAACACTATCAAAAAGCTGATTTAGTGGTTTTGTCGGATTTTATTGCTCCGAAGCAATCGAAAGACATGATTCAACAAGTTGCCGCGCTAAAATTAAAAAATAATCGCTTTCATGCCATCAGTTTATCTAAGTATGCTAACCCTGAATTAATGAACATTTTTGACCATGTTTGGTCGTATACACCGAATTTAGGACAACGATTTATCAAGCAGAAATGA